One Oryza brachyantha chromosome 3, ObraRS2, whole genome shotgun sequence DNA segment encodes these proteins:
- the LOC102716392 gene encoding ankyrin repeat domain-containing protein 2A-like isoform X1: protein MASQEEKTSVKPEEPASSVAEEQPPQAAAPPPRRAVPPPPANPFDFSTMMNLLNQDPSIKEMAEQIAKDPAFTEMAEQLQKTVQSPRGAASPEAAAAVPALDPTKYVSTMQQLMQNPQFVAMAERLGSALMQDPAMSTMLGGLTNPAHKEQLEARIARMKEDPSLKPILDEIESGGPAAMMKYWNDPEALQKFGRAMGVGPSSEAAAAAGEHEEAEEDAGEEGEYEDESIIHHTASVGDVEGLKKALEEGVDKDEEDSEGRRGLHFACGYGELQCAQVLLEAGAAVDAVDKNKNTALHYAAGYGRKDCVALLLDHGAAVTVQNLDGKTAIDVAKLNNQEDVLKLLEKHAFV from the exons ATGGCTTCTCAAG aaGAGAAGACGAGTGTCAAGCCGGAGGAGCCAGCGTCgtcggtggcggaggagcagCCGCCTCAAGCtgcagctccgccgccgcgcagggctgtgccgccgccgccggccaatcCCTTCGACTTCTCAACCATGATGAACTTGCTCAAT cAGGatccaagcatcaaggagatGGCGGAGCAGATCGCCAAGGACCCGGCGTTCACGGAGATGGCGGAGCAGCTGCAGAAGACGGTGCAGTCGCCGCGGGGGGCGGCGAGTccggaggccgcggcggcggtgccggcgcTGGACCCGACCAAGTACGTGTCGACCATGCAGCAGCTGATGCAGAACCCGCAGTTCGTGGCCATGGCGGAGCGGCTCGGCAGCGCGCTGATGCAGGACCCGGCCATGTCCACCATGCTCGGCGGCCTCACCAACCCGGCGCACAAGGAGCAGCTCGAGGCCCGCATCGCCCGGATGAAGGAGGACCCCTCCCTCAAGCCCATCCTCGACGAGATCGAGAGCGGCGGCCCCGCCGCCATGATGAA GTACTGGAACGACCCTGAAGCGCTGCAGAAGTTCGGGCGGGCGATGGGCGTCGGCCCGTCGAGCgaggcagccgccgccgccggcgagcacgaggaggcggaggaagacgccggcgaggagggcgagTACGAGGACGAGTCCATCATCCACCACACTGCCAGcgtcggcgacgtcgag GGCCTGAAGAAAGCATTGGAGGAAGGCGTGGACAAGGACGAGGAGGActcggaggggaggagaggcctCCATTTCGCCTGCGGCTACGGCGAG CTGCAATGCGCGCAGGTTCTCCtggaggccggcgcggcggtggacgcggtggacaagaacaagaacacgGCGCTGCACTACGCCGCCGGCTACGGCCGCAAGGACTGCGTCGCCCTCCTGCTCGaccacggcgccgccgt GACGGTGCAGAACCTGGACGGGAAGACGGCCATCGACGTGGCGAAGCTCAACAACCAGGAGGACGTCCTCAAGCTGCTCGAGAAGCACGCCTTCGTATAG
- the LOC102716392 gene encoding ankyrin repeat domain-containing protein 2A-like isoform X2, with product MASQEEKTSVKPEEPASSVAEEQPPQAAAPPPRRAVPPPPANPFDFSTMMNLLNDPSIKEMAEQIAKDPAFTEMAEQLQKTVQSPRGAASPEAAAAVPALDPTKYVSTMQQLMQNPQFVAMAERLGSALMQDPAMSTMLGGLTNPAHKEQLEARIARMKEDPSLKPILDEIESGGPAAMMKYWNDPEALQKFGRAMGVGPSSEAAAAAGEHEEAEEDAGEEGEYEDESIIHHTASVGDVEGLKKALEEGVDKDEEDSEGRRGLHFACGYGELQCAQVLLEAGAAVDAVDKNKNTALHYAAGYGRKDCVALLLDHGAAVTVQNLDGKTAIDVAKLNNQEDVLKLLEKHAFV from the exons ATGGCTTCTCAAG aaGAGAAGACGAGTGTCAAGCCGGAGGAGCCAGCGTCgtcggtggcggaggagcagCCGCCTCAAGCtgcagctccgccgccgcgcagggctgtgccgccgccgccggccaatcCCTTCGACTTCTCAACCATGATGAACTTGCTCAAT GatccaagcatcaaggagatGGCGGAGCAGATCGCCAAGGACCCGGCGTTCACGGAGATGGCGGAGCAGCTGCAGAAGACGGTGCAGTCGCCGCGGGGGGCGGCGAGTccggaggccgcggcggcggtgccggcgcTGGACCCGACCAAGTACGTGTCGACCATGCAGCAGCTGATGCAGAACCCGCAGTTCGTGGCCATGGCGGAGCGGCTCGGCAGCGCGCTGATGCAGGACCCGGCCATGTCCACCATGCTCGGCGGCCTCACCAACCCGGCGCACAAGGAGCAGCTCGAGGCCCGCATCGCCCGGATGAAGGAGGACCCCTCCCTCAAGCCCATCCTCGACGAGATCGAGAGCGGCGGCCCCGCCGCCATGATGAA GTACTGGAACGACCCTGAAGCGCTGCAGAAGTTCGGGCGGGCGATGGGCGTCGGCCCGTCGAGCgaggcagccgccgccgccggcgagcacgaggaggcggaggaagacgccggcgaggagggcgagTACGAGGACGAGTCCATCATCCACCACACTGCCAGcgtcggcgacgtcgag GGCCTGAAGAAAGCATTGGAGGAAGGCGTGGACAAGGACGAGGAGGActcggaggggaggagaggcctCCATTTCGCCTGCGGCTACGGCGAG CTGCAATGCGCGCAGGTTCTCCtggaggccggcgcggcggtggacgcggtggacaagaacaagaacacgGCGCTGCACTACGCCGCCGGCTACGGCCGCAAGGACTGCGTCGCCCTCCTGCTCGaccacggcgccgccgt GACGGTGCAGAACCTGGACGGGAAGACGGCCATCGACGTGGCGAAGCTCAACAACCAGGAGGACGTCCTCAAGCTGCTCGAGAAGCACGCCTTCGTATAG